In the Gemmatimonadota bacterium genome, one interval contains:
- a CDS encoding glycosyltransferase family 4 protein, whose amino-acid sequence MTPTHRGRVCFFGTYERDYPRNRTLAEGLKRAGWQVLECHVPLWEKERDKTGRYLGPFSLVLRAVELKLAYFQLLLKYVFTVGRYEVMLVGYIGHLDMPLAWLLTRFPRRPLVYSPLISLYDTLVDDRRSVAEGTLMSRFLRWLDRQTCAKADLVLLDTETHIDYFVQEFNLPRKRFARVFVGAVEPDGPEGVNGEGVNGPDSYEDTPAVGTTLEDAPAVGTRSVDMPAAGEPAIGPYGEVTPAAETPFRVMFIGKFIPLHGLPFMLEAANRLKDVPDIEFHFVGSGQLTDEIHETARRLNLENVRFTDWIPYEQLHRFMQGWGVCLGIFGTSGKAVRVIPGKVFVALSAGKTVITADSPAIRELLADGESAILCRRGDPEALACAIRRLHGDRELLRRIAEGGSRVFREHASTEQIGRSASAVLERLVTGGVSTFR is encoded by the coding sequence ATGACACCCACCCACCGCGGCCGAGTTTGTTTCTTCGGCACCTACGAACGCGATTATCCGCGGAACCGGACGCTCGCCGAAGGCCTGAAGCGGGCCGGCTGGCAGGTGCTGGAGTGTCACGTACCCCTCTGGGAGAAGGAACGGGACAAGACCGGCCGGTACCTGGGCCCGTTCTCGCTCGTCCTGCGCGCGGTCGAACTGAAGCTGGCCTACTTCCAACTGCTTCTCAAGTACGTCTTCACGGTCGGGCGCTACGAAGTCATGCTGGTCGGATACATCGGTCATCTCGATATGCCGCTGGCCTGGCTGCTCACCCGGTTTCCGCGCCGGCCCCTCGTCTACAGTCCGTTAATCTCGCTTTACGACACCCTCGTCGATGACCGCCGGTCCGTTGCGGAAGGCACGCTTATGAGCCGCTTTCTGCGCTGGCTGGACCGGCAGACCTGCGCTAAGGCGGACCTCGTGCTGCTCGACACGGAAACCCACATAGACTACTTCGTGCAGGAATTCAACCTGCCGCGGAAGCGGTTTGCCCGGGTTTTCGTCGGGGCCGTGGAACCGGACGGGCCGGAGGGTGTGAACGGAGAGGGAGTGAACGGACCGGATTCATATGAAGACACGCCAGCTGTTGGTACGACCCTGGAGGACGCGCCCGCCGTGGGCACGCGCTCGGTGGACATGCCCGCCGCGGGGGAGCCTGCCATCGGTCCGTACGGTGAAGTCACGCCCGCGGCGGAAACGCCCTTCAGGGTCATGTTCATCGGCAAGTTCATTCCGCTTCACGGCTTGCCGTTCATGCTGGAAGCGGCGAACCGCCTGAAGGACGTACCGGATATCGAATTTCACTTCGTCGGATCGGGTCAACTGACGGACGAAATACACGAAACCGCGCGGAGACTGAACCTGGAGAACGTACGCTTCACGGACTGGATACCCTACGAGCAGTTGCACCGGTTCATGCAGGGATGGGGCGTATGCCTCGGGATTTTTGGCACGTCGGGCAAAGCGGTCCGCGTGATCCCGGGAAAGGTGTTCGTGGCTCTCTCGGCAGGCAAGACGGTCATCACGGCGGACTCACCAGCCATCAGGGAACTGCTTGCCGACGGGGAAAGCGCCATACTGTGCAGGCGCGGAGACCCGGAAGCGCTCGCCTGCGCCATCCGCCGGCTGCACGGGGACCGCGAACTGCTGCGCAGGATCGCCGAGGGCGGAAGCCGCGTCTTTCGCGAGCACGCCTCCACGGAACAGATCGGACGATCCGCGTCTGCTGTGCTGGAGAGACTGGTGACGGGCGGGGTTAGTACATTTCGATAG
- the rimI gene encoding ribosomal-protein-alanine N-acetyltransferase, which produces MTEANPFVIRKMDRSHVPQVLEIERACYPAPWSESAFHHEMMSGTSVALVALDGESVAGFLVGWIAADQVHVANIAVAAGYRRRGVGTGMMLRLLEEAVRRGCTSSSLEVRESNLAARSMYSRLGYHAVALRKAYYSNPAEDAVVMVKTL; this is translated from the coding sequence ATGACCGAGGCGAACCCCTTCGTCATACGGAAAATGGACCGTTCACATGTGCCCCAGGTCCTGGAAATCGAACGGGCGTGCTATCCGGCGCCCTGGTCCGAATCCGCTTTTCACCATGAAATGATGTCGGGTACTTCCGTCGCCCTGGTCGCGTTGGACGGGGAGTCGGTCGCGGGTTTCCTGGTGGGGTGGATCGCTGCCGACCAGGTGCACGTCGCCAACATTGCCGTGGCGGCCGGGTATCGGCGCCGTGGGGTCGGAACCGGGATGATGCTGCGGCTTCTCGAGGAGGCGGTCCGACGGGGGTGCACTTCCTCCAGCCTGGAAGTGCGCGAGTCGAACCTGGCGGCCCGGTCGATGTACAGCCGCTTGGGATATCACGCGGTAGCGCTAAGGAAGGCCTATTATTCGAATCCTGCCGAAGACGCCGTGGTCATGGTGAAGACGTTGTGA
- the tsaB gene encoding tRNA (adenosine(37)-N6)-threonylcarbamoyltransferase complex dimerization subunit type 1 TsaB has product MIVVGLETSSTIAGIAVIRDRQVMAEASQELGGVHAEKLPGMLERIMGDLDVQWSEVEGFAISIGPGSYTGLRVGLSLVKGLAYVTKRPVAAVPTLDAIAFQVPCSRYPVHVLTDARRGQVYEARYDTSGGWPERQTEFRVGPLEDVLASIEDKVLLVGSGVDAYRPDIVNILGDRACFPPAGAGRLMASSTAFLGLDRLKRGEQSDLNKLEPLYLRKTDFARQPPSRIEQPPSASASPAAHGPSGPPDPPGPPGRAETSSE; this is encoded by the coding sequence ATGATCGTCGTGGGACTCGAGACTTCTTCCACAATCGCCGGGATCGCCGTGATCCGGGACCGCCAGGTGATGGCCGAAGCGTCCCAGGAGTTGGGCGGCGTGCACGCCGAAAAACTGCCTGGAATGCTGGAACGCATCATGGGCGACCTGGACGTTCAGTGGTCGGAGGTGGAAGGTTTCGCGATCTCGATCGGACCCGGTTCGTATACCGGGCTGCGGGTGGGATTGAGCCTGGTCAAGGGCCTTGCCTACGTGACGAAGCGACCGGTCGCCGCCGTGCCTACGCTCGATGCCATCGCCTTCCAGGTGCCCTGCAGCAGGTATCCCGTCCACGTGCTGACCGATGCCCGCAGGGGCCAGGTCTACGAAGCCCGCTACGATACGTCCGGCGGTTGGCCCGAGCGGCAAACCGAATTCCGGGTGGGGCCGCTCGAAGACGTGTTGGCCTCCATCGAGGACAAGGTATTGCTCGTCGGCAGCGGTGTAGACGCGTACCGACCGGACATCGTCAACATTCTCGGTGATCGGGCCTGCTTCCCGCCCGCGGGCGCGGGACGGCTGATGGCCTCCTCGACCGCGTTTCTCGGCCTGGACCGACTCAAGCGGGGCGAGCAGTCCGACCTGAACAAGCTCGAACCGCTGTACCTGCGAAAAACCGACTTCGCCAGGCAGCCGCCATCCCGGATCGAACAGCCGCCATCGGCCAGTGCTTCCCCTGCCGCGCATGGCCCGAGTGGCCCGCCCGACCCACCAGGCCCGCCGGGCCGGGCCGAAACCTCGTCTGAATGA
- a CDS encoding YggT family protein, whose translation MILIQILRIYLVLIIVRAVMSWFNPDPASPLVRFLTWLTEPVLLPFRRIIPPIPVPKTNVRIDLAPVFVLLIGGWLLTKLRY comes from the coding sequence ATGATCCTGATCCAGATACTACGGATATACCTGGTCCTCATCATCGTCCGCGCGGTCATGTCCTGGTTCAATCCGGATCCGGCCTCTCCGCTCGTACGTTTTCTGACGTGGCTCACGGAGCCGGTCCTGTTGCCCTTCAGACGGATCATACCACCCATCCCCGTGCCGAAGACGAACGTTCGGATCGACCTGGCCCCGGTCTTCGTGCTGTTGATCGGCGGCTGGCTGTTGACCAAGCTGCGTTACTGA